One genomic segment of Flagellimonas marinaquae includes these proteins:
- a CDS encoding ATP-grasp domain-containing protein: MDIALLSVSLNVYSTARIAEEFEKAGHYVEHIDHTKCSVLLSGERPQIFFESENITDEFDAVVPRIGTTVTRHGAAIVKQFELNHVFSTAKSLGILKARNKVATLQLMSKKGISIPKTVFSINPNNVEDQIELLGGAPVIIKLQEGTQGKGVILAESKKSAKSVIDTLYNMNTSILLQEFIQEANGEDLRIIVVGNKIVASMKRTSGLDDFRSNVHRGAEIQKVQLTPREKYMALNATKHLGLGVAGVDLIRSKSGPLLIEVNASPGLKGIESATGVNVAKAIVRYVEKNGKR, from the coding sequence TGTTGAGCATATTGATCACACTAAATGTTCCGTGCTTTTGAGCGGGGAAAGACCTCAGATTTTTTTCGAATCCGAGAACATTACGGATGAGTTCGATGCCGTTGTGCCGAGAATCGGCACTACGGTTACTAGGCATGGTGCAGCGATCGTAAAACAATTCGAATTGAACCATGTGTTCAGTACCGCAAAATCCCTTGGCATACTAAAAGCAAGAAACAAAGTGGCCACCCTCCAGTTGATGTCCAAAAAAGGAATTTCAATTCCCAAAACGGTATTTTCCATCAATCCCAACAATGTAGAAGATCAAATCGAATTGCTGGGCGGAGCTCCCGTAATTATAAAACTACAAGAGGGGACCCAAGGCAAGGGGGTTATTTTGGCAGAAAGCAAAAAGTCCGCAAAATCCGTGATCGATACTTTGTATAATATGAATACTAGTATTTTGTTGCAGGAATTTATACAGGAGGCAAACGGGGAAGATTTAAGAATAATCGTGGTGGGCAATAAAATTGTGGCCAGCATGAAAAGGACCAGTGGACTGGACGATTTTAGATCTAATGTGCACAGGGGAGCAGAGATACAAAAGGTGCAACTAACACCGCGAGAAAAGTATATGGCCTTGAATGCGACCAAACATTTGGGACTTGGGGTGGCGGGAGTTGATCTGATCAGATCCAAAAGTGGTCCCTTGTTGATAGAGGTCAATGCTTCGCCCGGGCTCAAGGGAATCGAATCTGCCACAGGTGTAAATGTGGCCAAGGCAATCGTTCGGTACGTGGAGAAAAATGGTAAGCGATAA
- a CDS encoding DUF2721 domain-containing protein, whose product MQLSLSIPALLFPAISLTMLAYNARYLAIAALIRQLHKQFEETSAQPLKQQINQLRSRLGIIKNMQASAIVSFLLSAITMFLIYVEMQVWANVIFGISLVFLMISLVLSLLEVQLSTKALGIQLENMEK is encoded by the coding sequence ATGCAGCTCAGCCTAAGTATTCCAGCTCTACTTTTTCCTGCCATTTCGTTGACCATGTTGGCATACAACGCCCGTTATTTGGCCATTGCCGCTTTAATTCGGCAATTGCACAAACAATTCGAGGAAACCTCCGCCCAACCCCTTAAGCAACAGATCAACCAATTACGCTCCCGTTTGGGCATAATTAAGAATATGCAGGCCTCTGCGATAGTCAGTTTTTTATTGTCAGCGATAACCATGTTTTTAATTTATGTGGAAATGCAGGTCTGGGCCAATGTAATATTTGGCATAAGCTTGGTCTTTTTAATGATTTCCTTGGTACTCTCCCTTTTAGAAGTTCAACTTTCCACAAAAGCGTTGGGCATTCAATTGGAGAATATGGAAAAATAA
- a CDS encoding aminopeptidase P family protein, protein MKYDQIDSKLFVKNRKKFTAYMRPKSIAVFNSNDIYPIGADSTLPFEQDRDIFYLSGADQEETVLLLFPDAMDPKHREILFVRETNDHIAVWEGAKLTKEKATEVSGIETIYWLSDFDKIFFDLMTEADTIYFNTNEHYRQAVETQTREDRFIEKVKKEYPAHQWAKSNPILQKIRGVKEPEEIAIMQRACDITEKGFRRVLGFVRPGVWEHEIEAEYLHEFIRNRSKGFAYSPIIASGGNANVLHYIENNQQTKAGDLILMDLAAEYANYSSDMTRTIPVSGKFTERQKEVYRAVLRVKDEATKMLVPGTIWAEYHKEVGKLMTLELLGLGLLDKADVQNEDSEWPAYKKYFMHGTSHHIGLNTHDYGELKTPMKANMVFTVEPGIYIPAEGMGIRLEDDVVIQEKGEPFNLMRNIPIEIEEIEELMNS, encoded by the coding sequence ATGAAATACGATCAAATAGACAGCAAACTTTTTGTAAAGAACCGTAAAAAGTTCACGGCATACATGAGGCCCAAAAGTATTGCAGTATTCAATTCTAACGATATTTACCCCATTGGCGCAGATAGCACCCTTCCTTTTGAGCAAGATCGGGATATTTTTTATCTGAGCGGTGCCGACCAAGAAGAGACCGTTCTGTTGCTTTTTCCGGACGCAATGGATCCCAAACACAGGGAGATTTTATTTGTTAGGGAGACCAATGATCATATTGCGGTGTGGGAAGGGGCAAAGCTGACCAAAGAAAAAGCGACCGAAGTGTCGGGCATAGAAACCATTTATTGGCTTTCGGATTTTGACAAGATATTCTTTGATCTGATGACCGAGGCCGATACCATTTATTTTAATACCAACGAACACTACAGGCAAGCGGTGGAAACCCAAACCCGGGAAGACCGTTTTATAGAAAAGGTAAAAAAAGAATATCCGGCGCACCAATGGGCGAAGAGCAACCCCATCCTACAAAAAATCCGCGGGGTCAAGGAACCCGAGGAAATAGCAATAATGCAAAGAGCTTGCGATATTACCGAAAAAGGGTTTAGACGAGTACTTGGCTTTGTAAGGCCGGGCGTTTGGGAACACGAGATCGAGGCAGAATACCTGCACGAATTTATCCGAAATCGATCAAAAGGATTTGCCTACAGTCCTATTATAGCATCTGGTGGGAATGCCAACGTATTGCACTATATCGAGAATAACCAACAAACCAAGGCAGGTGATTTAATTTTGATGGATCTAGCCGCTGAGTACGCCAACTATTCCAGTGACATGACGCGGACCATACCGGTTAGTGGTAAGTTTACCGAAAGACAAAAAGAGGTATACCGTGCCGTTCTCCGAGTAAAGGATGAAGCTACAAAAATGTTGGTGCCCGGGACCATTTGGGCCGAATATCATAAAGAAGTTGGAAAGCTTATGACCTTGGAACTCTTGGGGCTAGGACTATTGGATAAAGCAGATGTGCAGAACGAAGATTCCGAATGGCCAGCGTATAAAAAATACTTTATGCACGGTACCAGTCACCACATAGGACTTAACACACATGATTATGGAGAGTTAAAAACTCCGATGAAGGCCAATATGGTATTTACGGTAGAACCTGGTATCTACATTCCAGCAGAGGGTATGGGCATTCGTTTGGAGGATGATGTGGTTATACAAGAAAAAGGAGAACCGTTCAATTTAATGCGCAACATCCCAATAGAAATCGAAGAGATAGAAGAATTGATGAATAGTTAA
- a CDS encoding alpha/beta hydrolase, which produces MSRTTYIFSLLFAFAYTAYANPNTMVVQKAFKVTQVPSEHGSYVVSPEIPADGIVLSGTELTVTATATAGYSLDAIYYTFKGGPWGTLSVESFEPTMKITVDRDLDLGAVFVKNSLVENLNVTHDVVYARPGKKPLKYDVFSPKGAHKLPMVIIVHGGGWSANNEDIMRGLARELAKDDRYVVFSIDYRWINNLDGDTEANSMHQLIEDVFGAIAHIQEHATKYGGDPDRIAVTGDSAGGHLSASAAVLCSLIGDGGFGIADGVYQFAPTYIPKGKSMEEVRSRIMGAIKVAAPSYGLFSASDFKPFIRQEDQGYLDAISPVAHVPSSAHRAIPHFMVRGTEDGLVTKNVVQPYVQELKEQGQTVQNIEVKGAGHAFFDWKPDAQTRKTFERYGAPYAAKMKSFFDSVFYK; this is translated from the coding sequence ATGTCCAGAACAACTTATATTTTTTCATTGCTTTTTGCTTTCGCTTATACAGCGTACGCCAATCCAAATACAATGGTCGTCCAAAAAGCCTTTAAGGTTACGCAGGTTCCTTCGGAACATGGCTCTTATGTGGTTTCCCCGGAAATACCTGCAGATGGAATAGTGCTTTCCGGTACGGAACTTACCGTAACGGCAACGGCAACGGCAGGATATAGTTTGGATGCGATTTATTATACCTTTAAGGGCGGGCCTTGGGGTACGTTGAGTGTAGAGAGCTTTGAGCCTACCATGAAGATAACCGTGGACAGGGATTTGGATTTGGGAGCAGTTTTTGTGAAAAACAGTTTGGTGGAAAACCTCAACGTTACCCATGATGTAGTCTATGCCCGACCGGGCAAAAAACCTTTAAAATATGATGTGTTTTCGCCTAAGGGGGCACATAAATTGCCTATGGTCATTATTGTACATGGAGGTGGATGGTCTGCCAACAACGAAGATATTATGAGGGGTTTGGCAAGGGAATTGGCAAAAGACGATCGATATGTTGTTTTTAGTATCGATTATCGCTGGATAAACAATTTGGATGGGGATACTGAGGCCAATTCAATGCACCAACTGATTGAAGATGTGTTCGGGGCAATTGCACATATACAGGAGCATGCTACCAAATATGGCGGGGACCCCGATCGCATTGCAGTAACGGGAGATAGTGCGGGAGGACATTTGTCGGCCTCAGCGGCAGTATTATGTTCGTTGATCGGGGATGGTGGTTTTGGCATTGCCGATGGTGTCTATCAGTTTGCTCCAACTTATATTCCCAAGGGAAAAAGTATGGAAGAAGTCCGTTCACGGATTATGGGAGCAATAAAAGTAGCGGCGCCGAGTTATGGCCTTTTTAGTGCCTCGGATTTTAAACCATTTATTCGCCAGGAGGATCAAGGATATTTAGATGCCATATCTCCGGTTGCCCATGTTCCGAGCAGTGCCCATAGGGCCATACCACATTTTATGGTCAGAGGGACCGAGGATGGCTTGGTCACCAAGAACGTAGTGCAACCATACGTTCAAGAATTAAAGGAGCAAGGGCAGACGGTTCAGAACATAGAGGTTAAAGGAGCCGGACACGCTTTTTTTGATTGGAAACCGGATGCACAGACCAGGAAAACTTTCGAAAGATACGGTGCCCCTTACGCTGCAAAAATGAAATCCTTTTTTGATTCTGTTTTTTATAAATGA
- a CDS encoding class I SAM-dependent methyltransferase: MMKKRKNHWETVYRTKNPDEVSWTQDVPKTSLELIQAINLDKSAKIIDVVGGDGKLVDFLLNEGFENITVLDISGKAIERAQSRLGDKARKVTWVECDITDFYPEERYDVWHDRAAFHFLTEEDQIQAYVNLAEKAVLDYLILGTFSENGPKKCSGLDIKQYNEVQMAETFQNFTKISCRTLDHITPFGTKQNFTFCSFKRMGG, from the coding sequence ATGATGAAAAAAAGAAAAAATCATTGGGAAACCGTTTATCGGACAAAAAATCCGGATGAGGTCAGCTGGACCCAAGATGTCCCAAAAACATCACTCGAATTGATACAGGCAATTAATTTGGACAAGAGCGCCAAAATAATTGATGTAGTCGGAGGAGATGGTAAGTTGGTCGATTTTTTGCTGAACGAAGGATTTGAAAATATAACGGTTCTTGATATTTCGGGCAAGGCGATTGAAAGAGCTCAATCGAGGTTGGGAGACAAAGCTCGAAAAGTAACATGGGTCGAGTGTGATATCACTGATTTTTACCCCGAAGAAAGGTATGATGTTTGGCACGATAGGGCGGCATTTCATTTTTTGACAGAGGAAGATCAGATTCAGGCTTACGTGAATTTGGCAGAAAAAGCTGTTTTGGACTATTTGATTCTAGGCACGTTCTCCGAGAACGGGCCCAAAAAATGCAGTGGCTTGGATATTAAGCAATATAATGAAGTTCAAATGGCAGAAACGTTTCAAAATTTCACAAAAATCAGTTGCCGAACACTTGACCATATCACACCTTTCGGCACCAAACAGAATTTTACTTTTTGTAGCTTTAAACGAATGGGTGGCTAA
- the brnQ gene encoding branched-chain amino acid transport system II carrier protein: MKTNYQQRQNKKTLTVTAFALFSLFFGAGNLVLPPLLGYKSGSLWWLVTLGFCISGVLIPILGIMAHAKLQGTLFDFAKKVSPMFSAIYCYIIYGIAISLPSPRTASVTHEMAIQPFLDSSSLLTSLIYFILVFIFAINRSKIMDLLGKLLTPGILIILIAIIAATIFSLDFDFVTSEMERPFSSGILEGYQTFDAIGAVVVGAVIIISVNIKEKTASFQEKKTLIAKAGLWAGIGLLLVYGGLILTGALFGGSFDDEISRTALLRGISTETLGQKANFFLSVLVSFACFTTAVGIVTGTADFIKGRFNNSILAYRVTALISCFLGIMVGQFNVGHIIAVAVPALMFIYPITIVLILLNVIPEQWSSSKVFKRVVSVTVLFSIPDFLGSVGLGDHISHYTTWIPFNDYQLGWVLPSLVAFLISNLVHGKKQA, translated from the coding sequence TTGAAAACAAATTATCAACAACGCCAGAATAAAAAAACGTTAACTGTAACTGCATTTGCTCTGTTTTCCCTCTTTTTTGGCGCAGGAAATTTGGTTTTGCCACCGCTTTTAGGATACAAATCAGGGAGTTTATGGTGGCTAGTCACCCTAGGTTTCTGTATTTCGGGTGTTCTCATCCCTATTTTAGGAATAATGGCACATGCCAAACTCCAGGGAACCTTGTTCGATTTTGCCAAAAAGGTGTCGCCCATGTTCAGTGCCATATACTGCTACATAATTTATGGCATCGCCATTTCTCTGCCTTCACCAAGAACAGCTTCGGTGACCCACGAAATGGCCATTCAACCATTTTTGGACTCGTCATCACTACTGACCAGTTTGATCTATTTTATTTTGGTATTTATTTTTGCCATAAATCGCTCCAAAATAATGGACCTTTTGGGTAAATTATTGACCCCGGGCATTCTTATTATACTGATCGCGATAATTGCCGCAACGATTTTTTCCCTGGATTTTGACTTTGTAACTTCCGAGATGGAACGCCCTTTTAGTTCCGGGATTTTGGAGGGCTATCAAACCTTTGATGCCATTGGAGCGGTGGTCGTTGGGGCCGTAATCATCATTTCCGTTAACATAAAGGAAAAAACAGCCTCGTTCCAAGAAAAGAAAACTCTTATTGCAAAAGCGGGACTTTGGGCGGGCATTGGGTTGCTTTTGGTTTATGGAGGACTAATTTTAACCGGCGCATTGTTTGGAGGGTCTTTTGATGACGAAATTTCCAGAACCGCACTTTTACGAGGCATTAGCACCGAAACTCTGGGTCAAAAAGCCAACTTTTTCCTAAGTGTATTGGTAAGCTTTGCCTGTTTTACTACAGCCGTGGGCATTGTAACGGGTACGGCAGATTTTATAAAAGGTAGGTTCAACAATTCCATTTTAGCATATCGGGTCACTGCACTTATAAGTTGTTTTCTAGGGATAATGGTGGGGCAATTTAATGTAGGCCATATTATTGCCGTAGCGGTTCCTGCACTTATGTTTATTTATCCCATCACTATTGTATTGATTCTATTGAACGTGATTCCGGAACAATGGAGCTCTTCCAAAGTGTTCAAAAGAGTGGTAAGTGTAACTGTTCTGTTCAGTATTCCCGATTTTTTGGGAAGTGTTGGACTGGGCGATCATATATCCCATTATACCACTTGGATACCTTTTAACGATTATCAATTAGGTTGGGTTCTGCCCAGTTTGGTGGCTTTTTTAATTTCCAACTTGGTTCACGGAAAAAAACAAGCGTAA
- the thiL gene encoding thiamine-phosphate kinase has protein sequence MLEDKNQERTALEKLGEFGLIEHLTKNFELSQSSTIKGVGDDAAVMDYNGKKTVVSTDMLVEGVHFDLSYVPLKHLGYKSVMVNLSDIYAMNAMATQVTVSLAISNRFPLEALEEFYAGVALACKLYNVDLVGGDTTSSTRGMIISVTAIGIANENDIVYRKGGKPNDLLVVTGDLGGAYLGLQVLEREKEVFKVNPNSQPDLEPYSYIVERQLKPEARKDIVELLTKLEVKPTSMIDISDGLSSEVLHLCKHSDLGCNVFEDKIPLDPTVISASEEFKMDSTMIALSGGEDYELLFTIDQADFPKIKGNPNLTVIGHMTEKNEGIHLITRAETKIPITAQGWNSFEK, from the coding sequence ATGCTAGAAGACAAGAATCAAGAACGTACTGCACTGGAGAAATTGGGTGAATTTGGCCTGATCGAACACCTTACCAAAAATTTCGAACTATCCCAATCTTCAACCATTAAGGGTGTTGGGGACGATGCCGCCGTTATGGATTACAATGGCAAAAAAACAGTGGTTTCCACCGATATGTTGGTGGAAGGAGTTCACTTTGATTTGAGTTATGTGCCCCTTAAACACTTAGGTTATAAATCTGTGATGGTGAACCTATCCGATATCTACGCCATGAACGCCATGGCAACACAAGTTACGGTTTCGTTGGCCATTTCCAACAGGTTTCCCCTCGAAGCCCTGGAAGAGTTTTATGCCGGGGTTGCACTTGCTTGTAAATTGTACAATGTTGATTTGGTAGGTGGCGATACTACATCTTCTACACGCGGAATGATAATAAGCGTTACCGCAATTGGCATTGCCAATGAAAATGACATTGTTTACCGCAAAGGGGGCAAACCAAACGATTTATTGGTAGTGACCGGAGACCTTGGTGGCGCCTACCTGGGACTACAAGTACTTGAACGGGAAAAGGAAGTGTTCAAGGTAAACCCGAACAGCCAACCAGATCTTGAACCCTACTCTTACATCGTGGAGCGACAACTAAAGCCTGAAGCCCGCAAGGACATTGTGGAACTCCTCACGAAATTGGAAGTAAAACCTACTTCCATGATAGATATTAGCGATGGACTATCTTCAGAGGTTCTTCATTTGTGCAAGCACAGTGATTTGGGATGCAATGTTTTTGAGGATAAAATTCCTTTGGACCCCACGGTTATTTCTGCTTCAGAAGAATTTAAAATGGATAGCACCATGATTGCCCTGAGTGGCGGGGAGGATTATGAATTGCTGTTCACCATTGATCAAGCTGATTTTCCAAAAATTAAAGGAAACCCAAATTTAACCGTAATAGGTCACATGACAGAAAAGAATGAGGGGATACATTTGATTACCAGGGCGGAGACCAAAATTCCGATTACGGCGCAGGGCTGGAATTCTTTTGAGAAATAA
- a CDS encoding HesB/IscA family protein codes for MIKVSESARHKVVSLMTEEGFNATTDYVRVGVKSGGCSGLSYELKFDKSAADTDKVFEDNNVRIIVDKKSFLYLVGTTLEYSGGLNGKGFVFNNPNAQRTCGCGESFSL; via the coding sequence ATGATTAAGGTTTCAGAATCAGCAAGGCATAAAGTGGTGTCGCTCATGACCGAAGAAGGTTTCAATGCGACCACAGATTATGTGCGTGTTGGTGTAAAGAGCGGAGGATGCAGCGGATTGTCTTATGAGTTAAAGTTCGACAAGTCGGCTGCTGATACAGATAAGGTTTTTGAGGATAATAACGTAAGGATTATCGTGGATAAAAAAAGCTTTTTGTATCTCGTGGGCACCACATTGGAATATTCCGGAGGTTTAAACGGAAAGGGCTTTGTTTTCAATAATCCAAATGCCCAACGAACCTGTGGATGTGGAGAGAGTTTTTCACTATAA